One genomic segment of Bacteroidales bacterium includes these proteins:
- a CDS encoding transposase, with protein sequence MISISKEEFQALKSENLWLKHQLAELKRLIFGAKSERFITSDPDQSALFDLLEETSEKENAEQITYTSIKPLQEKKQP encoded by the coding sequence ATGATCAGTATATCTAAGGAAGAATTTCAAGCCCTCAAATCAGAAAACCTCTGGCTTAAACATCAGCTTGCCGAGTTAAAACGGCTGATCTTCGGCGCCAAAAGTGAACGATTTATCACATCGGATCCAGATCAGTCTGCTTTATTCGACCTTCTGGAGGAAACATCAGAGAAAGAAAACGCTGAGCAGATCACTTATACAAGTATCAAGCCTTTGCAGGAGAAGAAGCAACCATAG
- the tnpB gene encoding IS66 family insertion sequence element accessory protein TnpB — MAPAGTFSTGNRQILRSFDGLWGLVTDQLGQNPMSGDLFIFINKPRNSMKLFKWEPGGFVLFYKRLEKGTFELPDHLGGVVSQQIGYGQ; from the coding sequence TTGGCGCCAGCCGGTACTTTCTCTACCGGGAACCGACAGATCCTCCGAAGTTTTGATGGACTTTGGGGATTGGTAACAGACCAACTGGGACAGAATCCCATGAGCGGGGACCTGTTTATCTTCATTAATAAGCCTCGAAACAGTATGAAGTTATTCAAATGGGAACCAGGCGGTTTTGTTCTTTTTTATAAGCGTCTTGAAAAGGGTACATTTGAACTACCAGATCATCTCGGTGGGGTTGTTTCGCAGCAAATCGGCTATGGACAATGA
- a CDS encoding site-specific integrase yields MNKTHFKFQLRKDRANSDGCYPIYFSANINGQVKYFTLNHAIPEKVWNPKKQEVSITFPQWQTINNDLARFRSKAERIRIEADQEGLHINMFEFEKVFRGGSKDLSDVFEFIKNDLEEFRNSYASDTIKMYQSQSKKLKTFRTRLSFTEISPFFWKQYDSYLIKLGNNDNTRWKAFRSLKTFINKAIDSGLLKSDPLRGVKVRKPEGNRQFLTQEELKKLEKLNTGFLTKDLKCVLQYFLFSCYTGLRYEDIRLLKAHNVFLESGNEVLQFTQHKTKQAEILPLSSKAVRLIDKSRLQHQPLFRVYSNQVTNRHLKKIMVLAHINKDISFHCARHTFATIGLEVSGDIATVSKLLGHRKIQTTQIYAKVMDKSKRDVIKLMDAI; encoded by the coding sequence ATGAACAAAACCCACTTCAAGTTTCAATTGAGAAAGGATAGAGCTAACTCTGATGGCTGCTACCCCATTTACTTTTCTGCCAATATAAATGGTCAGGTGAAATATTTCACTTTGAACCATGCCATTCCTGAAAAAGTATGGAATCCCAAAAAGCAAGAGGTAAGCATCACGTTTCCGCAATGGCAGACGATCAATAATGACTTAGCCAGATTCAGAAGCAAAGCAGAAAGGATTCGTATTGAAGCCGACCAGGAAGGTTTACATATTAATATGTTCGAATTTGAAAAAGTATTCAGGGGCGGGTCGAAGGATTTGTCCGATGTATTTGAATTCATCAAAAATGATCTGGAGGAGTTCAGGAATTCTTATGCCAGTGATACAATTAAAATGTATCAAAGCCAGTCGAAAAAATTGAAAACATTCCGCACAAGACTGTCTTTTACTGAAATCTCTCCTTTTTTCTGGAAGCAGTATGATAGTTACCTTATTAAACTAGGTAATAATGATAATACCCGATGGAAAGCTTTTCGGTCACTGAAGACTTTCATTAACAAAGCCATTGATAGTGGATTATTGAAAAGCGACCCTTTAAGAGGTGTTAAAGTACGAAAACCCGAAGGAAATCGACAGTTTTTAACTCAAGAAGAGTTAAAGAAGCTTGAAAAGCTGAACACAGGCTTTTTAACAAAGGATTTGAAATGTGTACTCCAATACTTTCTGTTTTCATGTTATACAGGTTTAAGATATGAAGATATACGATTATTGAAGGCACACAATGTTTTTCTTGAATCAGGGAATGAGGTTCTTCAGTTTACCCAACATAAGACAAAGCAGGCAGAAATCTTGCCACTGAGTTCTAAAGCAGTTAGGTTAATTGACAAAAGCAGGTTGCAACATCAGCCATTGTTCAGAGTATACTCTAACCAGGTTACAAACCGTCACCTTAAGAAAATAATGGTGTTAGCTCATATTAACAAGGATATATCCTTTCATTGTGCGAGACATACATTCGCAACGATTGGCCTGGAAGTTAGTGGAGATATTGCAACTGTAAGTAAGTTACTTGGACACCGAAAGATTCAAACAACACAGATTTATGCTAAGGTGATGGATAAATCAAAAAGAGATGTGATAAAGCTTATGGATGCTATTTAA